DNA from bacterium:
AATTATGAGATGGAAAAACTCATTAATGAACTTACCAGTGTCGTGGAGCAGGAGGTAGAAGCATTTCGCATACTTTTGGATGGCCTTCTTGAGCATCAGACAACAATTGTCAGGGGTGATACAGAGTCTGTATCGAAATCTCTGCATAAGGTAGAAAAACTTGTAAAAGAGACGAGAAAGATTAAGGATGAAGTAAGGGGGAAGAAAAATGATCTTGCAAAAGTGCTGAATGTTGACGGTAATATACCGATTGAGCAGATTGTTCCTATGGTTGAGGAGAGATATGCTGAACGTCTTAATGAATTAAGAAACATGCTTAATGCACTTTCAGGGAAGATTTCAGAGGCAAACAGCAGGAATCTCTATCTTTTAAACCATTCTTTACGATTTGTTGATAACTGTATAAAAATGCTGGCTCAGGGAGGAGATCAGCAGGTGTCGTACAGTAAACGGGGAATTATGGCTTCAAGAGA
Protein-coding regions in this window:
- a CDS encoding flagellar protein FlgN, whose amino-acid sequence is MTIENEKTADNNYEMEKLINELTSVVEQEVEAFRILLDGLLEHQTTIVRGDTESVSKSLHKVEKLVKETRKIKDEVRGKKNDLAKVLNVDGNIPIEQIVPMVEERYAERLNELRNMLNALSGKISEANSRNLYLLNHSLRFVDNCIKMLAQGGDQQVSYSKRGIMASREASLYNGIG